In Nerophis ophidion isolate RoL-2023_Sa linkage group LG02, RoL_Noph_v1.0, whole genome shotgun sequence, one DNA window encodes the following:
- the LOC133539160 gene encoding uncharacterized protein LOC133539160 isoform X2 gives MHRDEESQHVLMDQSISDAQQTSAVDQIDSDKHSDVESANSTPDSPAVPMDQPINLTAVVGLVDSETRNVGESKNVISTATTVVAVESRVAVSATKRRRKDQERVAHYREKYPLLPPCKDSCRNKCQEKITEEHRALINQTIWGLNFAGRRGWFDAYITISDVKQRTTGAVGAHAKRKHSLTYRLPLPAAGTDIVVCKEMFMHTVGLKTDGMITEYVKAKVMSPDKAISPTTEGRGHHEPPNKIDRSVIREHINSYHPVVSHYKVTHAPLRRYLQPGLTISSMWREFCETKQKVSFELYRQVFESERITFGESSQDECESCLAYKQHCDESSSMDDHDSQACKVCIDGRARERAYKTALIEYQKEIPPEFTVYTVILD, from the exons AT GCACAGAGACGAGGAATCGCAACATGTCCTTATGGACCAGTCAATCTCTGACGCCCAACAGACTTCTGCTGTCGACCAAATAGATTCAG ATAAACACAGCGACGTGGAATCGGCGAATAGTACCCCTGACTCTCCAGCGGTCCCCATGGACCAGCCCATCAACCTGACTGCAGTTGTTGGCCTTGTTGATTCAG AAACTCGCAATGTTGGTGAATCCAAGAATGTTATTTCCACGGCTACAACTGTTGTAGCCGTGGAAAGCCGTGTAGCTGTGTCAGCCACAAAACGCAGACGGAAAGACCAGGAGAGGGTTGCACACTACAGAGAAAAGTACCCCCTGCTTCCACCTTGCAAAGACTCCTGCCGAAATAAATGCCAAGAGAAAATTACAGAAGAACACAGGGCATTGATCAACCAAACCATTTGGGGCCTCAATTTTGCTGGAAGAAGGGGATGGTTTGATGCTTACATCACCATTTCTGATGTTAAACAGCGCACCACTGGCGCAGTTGGTGCACATGCCAAACGCAAACACTCTCTGACATACAGACTGCCACTCCCAGCAGCTGGGACAGATATCGTTGTTTGCAAAGAAATGTTCATGCATACTGTAGGGCTTAAAACTGATGGAATGATTACTGAGTATGTGAAAGCCAAAGTTATGAGCCCGGATAAAGCGATCTCCCCAACAACAGAGGGCAGAGGACACCATGAGCCGCCAAATAAGATAGACAGAAGTGTGATAAGAGAGCATATAAATTCCTACCATCCTGTTGTCAGCCACTATAAAGTCACACATGCTCCTCTCAGGCGGTATTTGCAGCCGGGCTTAACTATAAGTTCAATGTGGCGTGAGTTTTGCGAAACAAAACAAAAGGTTTCCTTTGAACTTTACAGGCAAGTCTTTGAAAGCGAACGGATAACTTTTGGTGAATCCTCACAGGATGAATGTGAATCCTGTCTAGCCTATAAACAGCACTGCGACGAATCAAGTAGCATGGATGATCATGATTCGCAAGCATGTAAGGTGTGCATTGATGGCCGCGCCCGTGAACGTGCTTACAAAACGGCTCTAATTGAGTATCAAAAGGAAATCCCCCCGGAGTTTACTGTTTATACTGTTATTCTGGAttaa
- the LOC133539160 gene encoding uncharacterized protein LOC133539160 isoform X1 gives MPCRRGKRLVALAMENVRHRDEESQHVLMDQSISDAQQTSAVDQIDSDKHSDVESANSTPDSPAVPMDQPINLTAVVGLVDSETRNVGESKNVISTATTVVAVESRVAVSATKRRRKDQERVAHYREKYPLLPPCKDSCRNKCQEKITEEHRALINQTIWGLNFAGRRGWFDAYITISDVKQRTTGAVGAHAKRKHSLTYRLPLPAAGTDIVVCKEMFMHTVGLKTDGMITEYVKAKVMSPDKAISPTTEGRGHHEPPNKIDRSVIREHINSYHPVVSHYKVTHAPLRRYLQPGLTISSMWREFCETKQKVSFELYRQVFESERITFGESSQDECESCLAYKQHCDESSSMDDHDSQACKVCIDGRARERAYKTALIEYQKEIPPEFTVYTVILD, from the exons ATGCCTTGCAGAAGAGGAAAACGATTAGTGGCTCTAGCCATGGAAAATGTAAG GCACAGAGACGAGGAATCGCAACATGTCCTTATGGACCAGTCAATCTCTGACGCCCAACAGACTTCTGCTGTCGACCAAATAGATTCAG ATAAACACAGCGACGTGGAATCGGCGAATAGTACCCCTGACTCTCCAGCGGTCCCCATGGACCAGCCCATCAACCTGACTGCAGTTGTTGGCCTTGTTGATTCAG AAACTCGCAATGTTGGTGAATCCAAGAATGTTATTTCCACGGCTACAACTGTTGTAGCCGTGGAAAGCCGTGTAGCTGTGTCAGCCACAAAACGCAGACGGAAAGACCAGGAGAGGGTTGCACACTACAGAGAAAAGTACCCCCTGCTTCCACCTTGCAAAGACTCCTGCCGAAATAAATGCCAAGAGAAAATTACAGAAGAACACAGGGCATTGATCAACCAAACCATTTGGGGCCTCAATTTTGCTGGAAGAAGGGGATGGTTTGATGCTTACATCACCATTTCTGATGTTAAACAGCGCACCACTGGCGCAGTTGGTGCACATGCCAAACGCAAACACTCTCTGACATACAGACTGCCACTCCCAGCAGCTGGGACAGATATCGTTGTTTGCAAAGAAATGTTCATGCATACTGTAGGGCTTAAAACTGATGGAATGATTACTGAGTATGTGAAAGCCAAAGTTATGAGCCCGGATAAAGCGATCTCCCCAACAACAGAGGGCAGAGGACACCATGAGCCGCCAAATAAGATAGACAGAAGTGTGATAAGAGAGCATATAAATTCCTACCATCCTGTTGTCAGCCACTATAAAGTCACACATGCTCCTCTCAGGCGGTATTTGCAGCCGGGCTTAACTATAAGTTCAATGTGGCGTGAGTTTTGCGAAACAAAACAAAAGGTTTCCTTTGAACTTTACAGGCAAGTCTTTGAAAGCGAACGGATAACTTTTGGTGAATCCTCACAGGATGAATGTGAATCCTGTCTAGCCTATAAACAGCACTGCGACGAATCAAGTAGCATGGATGATCATGATTCGCAAGCATGTAAGGTGTGCATTGATGGCCGCGCCCGTGAACGTGCTTACAAAACGGCTCTAATTGAGTATCAAAAGGAAATCCCCCCGGAGTTTACTGTTTATACTGTTATTCTGGAttaa